A region from the Mycobacterium heidelbergense genome encodes:
- a CDS encoding response regulator translates to MTRVLVIDDEPHILRALRINLSVRGYEVTTASTGAGALRAAAEHRPDVVVLDLGLPDISGIEVLAGLRGWLSAPVIVLSARTDSSDKVEALDAGADDYVTKPFGMDEFLARLRAAVRRNAAASELDQPVIETDAFTVDLAAKKVTKDGAEVHLTPTEWGMLEVLVRNRGKLVGREELLKEVWGPAYATETHYLRVYLAQLRRKLEVDPSHPKHLLTESGMGYRFEA, encoded by the coding sequence GTGACCCGGGTGTTGGTGATCGACGACGAGCCGCACATCCTGCGCGCGCTGCGAATCAACCTGTCCGTGCGCGGTTACGAGGTCACCACGGCGTCGACCGGCGCCGGTGCGCTGCGCGCCGCCGCCGAGCACAGGCCCGACGTGGTGGTCCTCGACCTGGGCCTGCCCGACATATCGGGCATCGAGGTGCTCGCCGGTCTGCGCGGTTGGCTCTCGGCGCCGGTGATCGTGTTGTCGGCGCGCACCGATTCGTCGGACAAGGTCGAGGCCCTCGACGCGGGCGCCGACGACTACGTCACGAAACCCTTTGGGATGGACGAGTTTCTGGCCCGGTTGCGCGCCGCGGTGCGCCGCAATGCCGCGGCGTCCGAGCTGGACCAGCCGGTCATCGAGACCGACGCGTTCACCGTCGATCTGGCCGCCAAGAAGGTCACCAAGGACGGTGCCGAGGTGCATCTCACGCCGACCGAATGGGGCATGCTCGAGGTGCTGGTGCGCAACCGCGGCAAGCTGGTCGGCCGCGAGGAACTGCTCAAGGAGGTGTGGGGACCGGCCTACGCCACCGAAACCCATTATCTGCGTGTCTATCTGGCGCAGCTGCGGCGCAAACTCGAAGTCGACCCGTCACACCCCAAGCACCTGCTGACCGAATCGGGCATGGGCTACCGGTTCGAGGCGTGA
- a CDS encoding Ppx/GppA phosphatase family protein: MVSRLAGIDCGTNSIRLLIADVSDGKLRDVHRETRIVRLGQGVDATGRFAPDAMARTRAALADYASLLETHGAERVRMVATSAARDVANRDAFFAMTAEVLGAVLPGAVAEVITGAEEAELSFRGAVGELDCSAGPFVVVDLGGGSTEIVLGGDRVVASHSADIGCVRLTERCLHSDPPTLAEVEAARRVVRERLGVALGVVPVEGARAWVGLAGTMTTLSALAHHMATYDAAAIHLSRVGVCDLLAVCERLIGMTRSQRAALGPMHEGRADVIGGGAIVVEELARELRARAGIDELIVSEHDILDGIVLSIAE, from the coding sequence ATGGTGAGCAGGCTCGCGGGAATCGACTGCGGCACCAACTCGATTCGGTTGTTGATCGCCGACGTGAGCGACGGGAAGCTGCGCGACGTGCACCGCGAGACGCGGATCGTGCGGCTGGGGCAGGGCGTCGACGCGACGGGTCGGTTTGCGCCCGACGCGATGGCCCGGACGCGGGCGGCGTTGGCCGACTACGCCTCGCTGCTGGAAACGCACGGCGCCGAGCGGGTGCGGATGGTGGCCACGTCGGCGGCCCGCGACGTCGCCAATCGCGATGCCTTCTTCGCGATGACGGCCGAGGTGCTGGGCGCGGTGCTGCCCGGCGCGGTCGCGGAGGTGATCACCGGCGCCGAGGAGGCAGAGCTGTCCTTCCGCGGGGCCGTCGGCGAATTGGACTGTTCCGCGGGCCCTTTCGTCGTCGTCGACCTGGGTGGCGGCTCCACCGAGATCGTGCTCGGCGGTGACCGGGTGGTGGCGAGCCACTCGGCGGACATCGGCTGCGTCCGGCTGACCGAACGCTGTCTGCATTCGGACCCCCCGACCCTCGCGGAGGTGGAGGCGGCCCGCCGGGTGGTGCGCGAGCGGCTCGGCGTCGCGCTGGGCGTGGTGCCCGTCGAGGGGGCCCGGGCCTGGGTCGGACTCGCCGGAACGATGACCACGCTGTCGGCGTTGGCGCACCACATGGCGACGTATGATGCCGCGGCCATTCATCTTTCGCGGGTCGGGGTTTGCGACCTACTGGCGGTGTGCGAGCGGTTGATCGGCATGACGCGATCCCAGCGTGCGGCGCTGGGGCCGATGCACGAGGGCCGCGCCGACGTGATCGGCGGTGGCGCGATCGTGGTGGAGGAGTTGGCGCGCGAGCTGCGCGCCCGGGCCGGCATCGACGAGCTGATCGTCAGCGAACACGACATCCTGGACGGCATCGTGCTGTCGATCGCGGAGTGA
- the eno gene encoding phosphopyruvate hydratase, which translates to MPIIEQVGAREILDSRGNPTVEVEIALMDGTFARAAVPSGASTGEHEAVELRDGGERYGGKGVKKAVQAVLDEIAPAVIGLNADDQRLVDQALVDLDGTPDKSRLGGNAILGVSLAVAKAAADSAELPLFRYVGGPNAHILPVPMMNILNGGAHADTAVDIQEFMVAPIGAASFAEALRWGAEVYHALKSVLKKEGLSTGLGDEGGFAPDVAGTTAALDLIGRAIESVGFKLGVDVALALDAAATEFYTDGTGYIFEGTTRTAEQMAEFYAGLLGSYPLVSLEDPLSEDDWDGWAALTASIGDRVQIVGDDIFVTNPERLEEGIEKGVANALLVKVNQIGTLTETLDAVALAHHSGYRTMMSHRSGETEDTTIADLAVAVGSGQIKTGAPARSERVAKYNQLLRIEEALGDAARYAGDLAFPRYAPEAK; encoded by the coding sequence GTGCCGATTATCGAGCAGGTTGGGGCCCGCGAGATCCTCGATTCCCGCGGCAACCCGACGGTCGAGGTCGAGATAGCCCTGATGGACGGGACGTTTGCCCGCGCGGCGGTGCCGTCCGGCGCGTCGACCGGGGAACACGAGGCCGTCGAGTTGCGGGACGGCGGCGAGCGTTACGGCGGCAAGGGCGTGAAGAAAGCCGTCCAGGCCGTCCTCGATGAGATCGCCCCGGCCGTGATCGGGCTCAACGCCGACGACCAGCGGTTGGTGGACCAGGCGCTGGTGGACCTCGACGGCACCCCGGACAAGTCACGGCTGGGCGGCAACGCCATCCTGGGGGTCTCGCTGGCCGTGGCCAAGGCGGCCGCCGATTCCGCCGAGCTGCCGCTCTTCCGCTACGTCGGCGGCCCCAACGCCCACATCCTGCCGGTGCCGATGATGAACATCCTCAACGGCGGTGCCCACGCCGACACCGCCGTCGACATTCAGGAGTTCATGGTGGCCCCGATCGGCGCGGCCAGCTTCGCCGAGGCGTTGCGCTGGGGCGCCGAGGTGTACCACGCGCTCAAGTCCGTGCTGAAGAAGGAGGGCCTGTCCACCGGCCTGGGCGACGAGGGCGGATTCGCCCCCGACGTCGCCGGCACCACCGCGGCGCTGGACCTGATCGGCCGGGCGATCGAATCGGTGGGTTTCAAGCTCGGCGTCGACGTGGCGCTGGCCCTCGACGCGGCGGCCACCGAGTTCTACACCGACGGCACCGGCTACATCTTCGAGGGCACGACCCGCACCGCCGAGCAGATGGCGGAGTTCTACGCCGGCCTGCTGGGCTCCTACCCGCTTGTCTCGCTGGAAGACCCGCTGTCCGAGGACGATTGGGACGGCTGGGCGGCCCTGACCGCGTCGATCGGTGACCGGGTGCAGATCGTGGGCGACGACATCTTCGTCACCAATCCCGAGCGTCTGGAAGAGGGCATCGAAAAGGGTGTGGCAAATGCGTTGCTGGTCAAGGTGAATCAGATCGGCACGCTGACCGAAACGCTCGACGCCGTCGCGCTGGCCCATCACAGCGGATATCGCACGATGATGAGCCACCGCAGCGGCGAGACGGAGGACACCACGATCGCCGACCTGGCGGTGGCCGTCGGCAGCGGCCAGATCAAGACCGGCGCGCCCGCCCGCAGCGAGCGCGTGGCCAAGTACAACCAGCTGTTGCGGATCGAGGAGGCGCTCGGTGACGCCGCGCGCTACGCCGGCGACCTGGCCTTCCCGCGATACGCGCCGGAGGCCAAATAG
- a CDS encoding sensor histidine kinase — protein MMVDVTGTAHHPKRGELRIYLGAAPGVGKTYAMLGEAHRRLERGTDLVAAVVETHGRRKTAELLDGIEVIPPSYVEYRGGSFPELDVPAVLARHPQVVLVDELAHTNTPGSKNEKRWQDVKELLDVGITVISTVNIQHLESLNDVVAQITGVEQQETIPDSIVRQASQVELIDITPEALRRRLSHGNVYAPERIDAALSNYFRRGNLTALRELALLWLADQVDTALAKYRAENKITDMWEARERVVVAVTGGPESETLVRRASRIASKSSAELMVVHVIRGDGLAGLSESRMTKIRELANSLDASVHTVVGDDVPTALLDFAREMNATQLVIGTSRRSRWARLFEEGIGPTIVQRSGKIDVHIVTHEESKRGFHLASLAPRERRAVSWLAAVIVPSVICAVTVTVFDRCLDNGGESALFFVGVLLVGLLGGVAPAVLSAVLSGLLLNYYLIPPRHSFTIAEPNSAITELVLLLIAVAVAVLVDGAAKRTREARRASQEAELLTLFAGSVLRGADLETLLERVREAYSQRAVSMLREPSEEERASGKRSDIVACVGKDPCVTVDSADTAIEVGEFWMLMAGRKLSARDRRVLSAVARQAAGLIRQGELAEEAGRAEAIVQADELRRSLLSAVSHDLRTPLAAAKVAVSSLRAEDVAFSPEDTAELLATIEESIDQLTALVGNLLDSSRLAAGVVRPDLHRVYLEETVQRALVSIGKGATGFYRSAIDRVKVDVGDAVVMADAGLLERVLANLIDNALRYAPNCVVRVNAGRVGDRVLINVIDEGPGIPKGTEDQIFEAFQRLGDHDNTTGVGLGMSVARGFVEAMGGSIAAGDTPGGGLTVVVDLAAPQPVGAQ, from the coding sequence ATGATGGTTGACGTGACCGGTACCGCCCACCATCCCAAACGCGGGGAGCTGCGCATCTATCTGGGTGCGGCGCCGGGTGTCGGCAAGACCTACGCGATGCTCGGAGAAGCGCACCGGCGCCTGGAACGCGGCACCGATCTGGTGGCCGCGGTGGTCGAGACGCACGGCCGCCGGAAAACCGCTGAGCTGCTTGACGGCATCGAGGTCATCCCGCCCAGCTACGTCGAATATCGGGGCGGCAGCTTCCCGGAGCTCGACGTGCCCGCGGTGCTGGCGCGGCACCCGCAGGTGGTCCTGGTCGACGAACTCGCGCACACCAATACGCCGGGCAGCAAAAACGAAAAGCGGTGGCAGGACGTCAAGGAGCTCCTCGACGTCGGGATCACGGTGATCTCCACCGTCAACATTCAGCACCTGGAAAGCCTCAACGACGTCGTCGCCCAGATCACCGGCGTCGAACAACAAGAAACCATACCGGATTCGATCGTGCGGCAGGCCTCGCAGGTCGAACTCATCGACATCACCCCGGAGGCGCTGCGCCGCAGGCTGTCCCACGGCAACGTCTACGCCCCGGAGCGGATCGACGCGGCGCTGTCGAATTACTTCCGCCGCGGAAACCTCACGGCACTAAGGGAATTGGCGCTGCTGTGGCTGGCCGACCAGGTGGACACCGCGCTGGCCAAATATCGCGCGGAGAACAAGATTACCGACATGTGGGAGGCGCGCGAGCGGGTCGTGGTGGCGGTCACCGGTGGTCCCGAGTCGGAGACGTTGGTACGACGGGCATCCCGGATCGCGTCGAAGTCCAGCGCCGAGCTGATGGTGGTGCACGTCATACGCGGCGACGGGCTGGCCGGCCTGTCGGAGTCCCGGATGACCAAGATCCGCGAGCTGGCGAACAGCCTGGACGCCTCCGTGCATACCGTGGTCGGCGACGACGTGCCCACGGCCCTGCTGGATTTCGCGCGCGAGATGAACGCCACCCAGCTGGTGATCGGCACGTCCCGCCGGTCCCGGTGGGCGCGGCTGTTCGAGGAGGGCATCGGGCCGACGATTGTGCAGCGGTCCGGCAAGATCGATGTGCACATCGTCACCCACGAGGAATCCAAGCGCGGCTTTCACCTGGCGTCGCTCGCGCCCCGCGAGCGGCGCGCCGTGTCCTGGCTGGCGGCCGTCATCGTGCCGTCGGTCATCTGCGCCGTTACGGTGACGGTGTTCGACCGGTGCCTGGACAATGGCGGGGAAAGCGCGTTGTTCTTCGTGGGTGTCCTGCTGGTCGGCCTTCTGGGAGGCGTTGCCCCGGCGGTGCTTTCGGCGGTGTTGTCCGGCCTGCTGCTGAACTACTACCTGATCCCCCCACGACACAGCTTCACCATCGCCGAACCCAACAGCGCCATCACCGAATTGGTCCTGTTGCTGATCGCGGTCGCGGTCGCGGTGCTCGTCGACGGCGCGGCCAAACGCACCCGGGAGGCCCGCCGCGCATCGCAGGAGGCCGAGCTGCTGACGCTCTTCGCCGGGTCGGTGCTGCGCGGCGCCGACCTCGAGACGTTGCTGGAACGCGTGCGGGAGGCCTATTCGCAGCGGGCGGTCAGCATGCTGCGCGAGCCCAGCGAGGAGGAGCGCGCCAGCGGGAAGAGGAGCGACATCGTCGCCTGTGTGGGCAAAGATCCTTGTGTGACCGTCGATTCCGCCGACACCGCCATCGAAGTCGGCGAGTTCTGGATGCTGATGGCCGGCAGGAAGCTCTCCGCGCGTGATCGCCGGGTGCTGTCCGCGGTGGCCAGGCAGGCCGCGGGTCTGATCAGGCAGGGTGAGCTGGCCGAGGAAGCCGGCCGGGCCGAGGCGATCGTGCAGGCCGACGAGCTGCGCCGCTCCCTGCTCTCGGCGGTCAGCCACGACCTGCGCACGCCGCTGGCGGCGGCCAAGGTCGCGGTGTCCAGCCTGCGCGCCGAAGACGTCGCCTTCTCCCCCGAGGACACCGCCGAATTGCTGGCCACCATCGAGGAGTCGATCGACCAGCTGACCGCGCTGGTCGGCAACCTGCTGGACTCCTCGCGTCTGGCCGCCGGCGTGGTCCGCCCGGACCTGCACCGCGTGTACCTGGAGGAAACGGTGCAACGCGCGCTGGTCAGTATCGGCAAGGGCGCCACGGGTTTCTACCGATCCGCCATCGACCGCGTCAAGGTCGACGTCGGTGACGCGGTCGTGATGGCCGATGCCGGGCTACTGGAACGGGTCCTCGCCAACCTGATCGACAACGCGCTGCGGTACGCGCCCAACTGCGTGGTTCGCGTGAACGCGGGACGGGTCGGCGATCGCGTCCTGATCAATGTCATCGACGAAGGCCCCGGAATACCCAAGGGCACCGAGGATCAGATCTTCGAGGCCTTCCAACGGCTCGGCGACCACGACAACACCACCGGGGTGGGCCTGGGAATGTCCGTGGCGCGCGGCTTCGTCGAGGCGATGGGCGGCAGCATCGCGGCCGGCGACACCCCGGGCGGGGGGCTCACCGTCGTGGTGGATTTGGCGGCGCCACAACCGGTCGGTGCGCAGTGA
- a CDS encoding nucleoside triphosphate pyrophosphohydrolase produces the protein MIVVLFDPRRPSLVPVEAIEHLAGEVQYTEEMPVAVPWSLPAARPVHSGDDAPVLLSSDPDHPAVTARLAAGARLISAPDTPRGERLVDAVAMMDKLRTAGPWESEQTHDSLRRFLLEETYELLDAVRSGNADQLREELGDVLLQVLFHARIAEDARQFPFTIDDVAVTLMRKLGNRVPGVLAGQLISLEDQLAQWEERKAAEKPRNSVMDDVHTGQPALALAQKVIQRAEKAGLPGDLIPGDVTSISVSADVDSESALRTAVLEFVDTVRRVERVIAAARRGDGVPEQLDVAPLGEVGEEEWRAHWPSGDAVDDEPPAESEDSGGGPGPSRESTG, from the coding sequence ATGATTGTCGTCTTGTTCGACCCGCGCCGCCCATCGCTGGTGCCCGTCGAGGCCATCGAGCACCTCGCCGGGGAGGTGCAATACACCGAGGAGATGCCCGTCGCGGTGCCCTGGTCGCTGCCCGCCGCGCGGCCGGTGCACTCCGGGGATGACGCGCCGGTGTTGCTGTCCTCCGATCCGGACCACCCCGCGGTCACCGCACGATTGGCGGCCGGAGCCCGGCTGATCTCGGCGCCGGACACGCCGCGCGGCGAACGGCTGGTCGACGCCGTCGCGATGATGGACAAACTGCGCACCGCCGGACCGTGGGAAAGCGAACAAACCCACGACTCGCTGCGCAGGTTCCTGCTGGAGGAGACCTACGAGCTGCTGGACGCGGTGCGCAGCGGCAACGCCGACCAGCTGCGGGAGGAACTCGGCGACGTGTTGCTGCAGGTCCTCTTCCATGCCCGCATCGCCGAGGACGCGCGGCAGTTTCCCTTCACCATCGACGACGTCGCCGTCACGCTGATGCGAAAGCTGGGCAACCGTGTTCCGGGAGTGCTTGCGGGGCAATTGATTTCGCTCGAAGATCAGCTGGCGCAGTGGGAGGAGCGCAAGGCCGCCGAAAAGCCACGGAACTCGGTGATGGACGACGTCCACACCGGCCAACCGGCATTAGCTTTGGCCCAGAAGGTGATTCAACGCGCCGAGAAGGCGGGCCTGCCGGGCGACCTGATCCCCGGCGACGTCACGTCCATCTCGGTCTCCGCCGACGTCGATTCCGAAAGCGCGCTGCGCACAGCGGTTTTGGAGTTCGTGGACACGGTCCGCCGCGTGGAGAGGGTGATTGCCGCCGCCCGCCGCGGGGACGGCGTTCCCGAGCAGCTCGATGTGGCGCCGCTGGGCGAGGTCGGCGAGGAGGAGTGGCGCGCCCACTGGCCATCCGGCGATGCCGTCGACGACGAGCCCCCGGCCGAGTCCGAGGATTCCGGGGGCGGCCCCGGGCCGAGCCGGGAATCGACCGGGTAG
- a CDS encoding FtsB family cell division protein, with protein MAAKPDPKRRSPASRPGKAGDSVRRGRSAKPSRTTTQADRSTTRTLRERVVEPIKRQVAESVEQRSDQRLGFTARRAAVLAAVICVLTLTIAGPVRTYFAQRTEMEQLSASEAALRRQIDDLEQKKVKLGDPAYIAAQARERLGFVMPGDTPFQVQLPSAAAVSPQPGAETAKPDHGDPWYTALWHTIADAPHLPPAPPEVPNPTVPGG; from the coding sequence TTGGCCGCTAAGCCCGATCCGAAGCGGCGCTCCCCGGCATCGCGTCCGGGGAAGGCCGGCGATTCGGTTCGGCGCGGTCGTTCGGCCAAGCCGTCACGGACCACGACCCAGGCCGACCGCAGCACGACGCGGACGCTGCGCGAGCGTGTCGTCGAACCCATCAAGCGGCAGGTCGCCGAGTCCGTCGAGCAGCGCTCCGATCAGCGGCTGGGTTTCACCGCGCGCCGGGCGGCGGTGCTGGCCGCGGTCATCTGCGTGCTGACGCTGACCATCGCCGGCCCGGTGCGCACCTACTTCGCGCAGCGCACGGAGATGGAACAGTTGTCCGCAAGCGAAGCCGCGCTGCGCCGCCAGATCGACGACCTCGAGCAGAAGAAGGTCAAGCTCGGTGACCCGGCCTATATTGCGGCCCAGGCCCGCGAGCGCCTCGGTTTCGTGATGCCCGGGGACACACCGTTCCAGGTTCAACTGCCGTCGGCTGCGGCGGTGTCGCCGCAGCCGGGAGCCGAGACGGCGAAGCCGGATCACGGCGATCCCTGGTATACGGCCCTGTGGCACACCATCGCCGACGCCCCGCACCTGCCGCCGGCGCCGCCGGAAGTGCCCAACCCCACGGTCCCCGGTGGTTGA
- a CDS encoding potassium-transporting ATPase subunit C, protein MKFSNFVRMHWAAFRALLVLTVITGLAYPLFIWLVAQIPGLHDKAEGSILTANGGPVGSRLIGQLFTDKDGNPLPQYFQSRPSAAGTGYDPLSSSASNLGPESIVDTPADPSQMASGKSASDAGFKPGLLTQVCTRSAAVGQLEGVDGSRPFCTGGGVGAVLSVIGPRDSRGYVLHPTRVVSVNEPCQSTRTPFLSLYEGVRVECAKYGEDYTIGQIVPIRGAAPANPAVPADAVTASGSGLDPDISPAYADIQVARVAKARHVSPDQIRAVLARYRSGRDLGFFGEPTVRVLQLNLELDRRYPVKS, encoded by the coding sequence ATGAAGTTCTCGAATTTCGTCCGCATGCACTGGGCGGCCTTCCGCGCGCTGCTGGTGCTGACCGTCATCACCGGTCTCGCCTACCCGCTGTTCATCTGGCTGGTGGCGCAGATTCCGGGATTGCACGATAAGGCCGAGGGGTCGATCCTCACCGCCAACGGCGGGCCGGTCGGCAGCCGGCTGATCGGTCAGCTGTTCACCGACAAGGACGGGAACCCGTTGCCGCAGTACTTCCAGAGCCGCCCCTCGGCGGCCGGCACCGGATACGACCCGCTGTCGTCGAGCGCGAGCAACCTGGGCCCGGAGAGCATCGTCGACACACCCGCCGATCCGTCACAAATGGCGTCGGGCAAGTCCGCATCGGACGCGGGCTTCAAGCCGGGCCTGCTGACGCAGGTCTGCACGCGCAGCGCCGCCGTGGGCCAACTGGAAGGTGTGGACGGGTCGCGTCCATTCTGCACGGGCGGCGGTGTGGGTGCGGTGCTGTCCGTCATCGGTCCCCGTGATTCGCGTGGCTATGTCCTTCACCCGACCAGGGTCGTCAGCGTCAACGAGCCGTGCCAGTCAACGCGGACACCGTTTCTCAGCCTCTACGAGGGGGTGCGCGTGGAGTGCGCCAAGTACGGCGAGGACTACACGATCGGCCAGATCGTGCCCATCCGCGGCGCCGCACCCGCGAACCCGGCCGTACCCGCCGACGCCGTCACCGCCAGCGGCAGCGGCCTGGACCCGGACATCTCGCCGGCCTACGCCGACATCCAGGTCGCCCGGGTGGCCAAGGCCCGGCACGTCAGCCCGGATCAGATCCGCGCCGTCCTGGCGCGGTACCGCAGCGGCCGCGATCTTGGATTCTTCGGTGAGCCCACGGTGCGCGTCCTGCAACTCAACCTGGAGCTCGACCGCCGGTACCCGGTCAAAAGCTAG
- a CDS encoding DUF501 domain-containing protein, with amino-acid sequence MVDRADLEAVARQLGREPRGVLEIAYRCPDGEPGVVKTAPKLPDGTPFPTLYYLTHPVLTAAASRLETTGLMREMTERLRQDPELAAAYRRAHESYLAERDAIEPLGTTSSAGGMPDRVKCLHVLIAHSLAKGPGVNPLGDEALALLAEDPAAAAVLVAGQW; translated from the coding sequence GTGGTTGACCGTGCCGACCTGGAGGCGGTGGCGCGTCAGCTCGGGCGTGAGCCGCGCGGTGTGCTGGAGATCGCCTATCGTTGCCCCGACGGCGAACCCGGCGTGGTGAAGACCGCGCCGAAACTTCCTGACGGCACGCCGTTTCCGACGTTGTACTACCTCACGCATCCGGTGCTGACCGCGGCCGCGAGCAGGCTGGAGACGACGGGCTTGATGCGCGAGATGACCGAGCGGTTGCGGCAAGACCCCGAATTGGCGGCCGCGTACCGGCGCGCCCACGAGTCGTATCTGGCCGAACGCGACGCGATCGAACCGCTGGGGACCACGTCGTCGGCCGGGGGAATGCCGGACCGGGTCAAGTGCCTGCACGTGCTGATCGCGCACTCGCTGGCCAAGGGCCCCGGCGTGAATCCGCTCGGCGACGAGGCGCTGGCGCTGCTGGCGGAGGACCCGGCCGCGGCCGCGGTGTTGGTGGCCGGCCAATGGTGA
- a CDS encoding lytic transglycosylase domain-containing protein, which produces MSPRRWLRAAAVIGATVMLLASSCTWQLSLFIPDGVPPPPGDPVPPVDTHVSGRPADQLRGWAEQRSAALEIPVIALEAYGYAARVAEVENPKCHIAWTTLAGIGQVESHHGTYRGATLSPNGDVSPPIRGVRLDGSGGTLRIVDAEDGKDGDAGVARAMGPMQFIPETWRLYGVDAHNDGVVSPDNIDDAALAAAGYLCWRGKDLATPRGWITALRAYNNSGIYARAVRDWATAYAAGHPL; this is translated from the coding sequence GTGTCGCCGAGGCGTTGGTTGCGTGCGGCCGCCGTGATCGGGGCGACCGTCATGCTTCTGGCGTCCAGCTGCACCTGGCAGCTCAGCCTGTTCATCCCCGACGGCGTCCCACCGCCGCCCGGCGATCCGGTGCCGCCGGTGGACACCCACGTCAGCGGCCGGCCCGCGGATCAGTTGCGTGGGTGGGCGGAGCAACGCTCGGCGGCGTTGGAAATCCCGGTCATCGCGCTGGAGGCGTACGGCTACGCCGCCCGGGTCGCCGAGGTCGAAAACCCGAAGTGCCACATCGCGTGGACCACGCTGGCGGGCATCGGGCAGGTGGAGAGCCACCACGGCACCTACCGGGGCGCCACGCTGTCACCGAACGGGGACGTGAGCCCGCCCATTCGGGGTGTTCGCCTGGACGGCAGCGGCGGCACCCTGCGCATCGTCGACGCCGAGGACGGGAAAGACGGGGACGCCGGGGTGGCCCGCGCGATGGGACCGATGCAGTTCATTCCCGAGACATGGCGGTTGTACGGGGTCGACGCCCACAACGACGGCGTCGTCAGCCCGGACAACATCGACGATGCGGCGCTGGCGGCGGCCGGTTATCTGTGTTGGCGCGGAAAGGATCTCGCGACCCCGAGGGGATGGATCACCGCGCTGCGGGCCTACAACAACTCCGGTATCTACGCGCGGGCGGTGCGGGACTGGGCGACCGCCTACGCGGCGGGTCATCCGCTGTAG